From Thunnus albacares chromosome 22, fThuAlb1.1, whole genome shotgun sequence, the proteins below share one genomic window:
- the prox3 gene encoding prospero homeobox 3 isoform X2: MDSPTDLFDESSPQIHTFAPPLCSTDVSGVHPQPSAGRPPPTFRPPGFPLIHHLLQPGGAPRRTGGQLHTHNANLSMHRHQEDRNVDEDGGEGDAGVEQGTEGGEEGVMEGEDNLLGVKKRHSDAALAAEWSQDVLRVKRMKLESRRRDGETEEGGRKREGGREGRRREREELKEQLEEARERLQALQEKVWRAFGEKHMAEEEKKGRCRNGNRGGGDGGEGDVGMIEDEDIAEGMYDEEDIDGGEMEKESFSLLSTSPFDNFHNHKRREEQQKDREGRLERGRGGGLHLEGVMEGVGLWLDCGGLVRGDWDGGIEDEGEEGGQKFAQALKLELGSAVARVIDRVLRLYTETSDFTPSSPPAAISFLPSDTGNDGGRERGMWMGLLTRGRGEEKMRGKEEKMGGQDGEREKQFQKMSNGSGLPPEQPHRAEQSDLAMPLVVQRSPDIRKAHSLLGPPLSTHLNPSHPNFSLHHPSLPRPPPLSHPPLLPPASQSKDPSASFHPSSSSSSSSSSSFPAPPPPPPPPPPPLPLPLLHYSMQQLFSRSLHHPQLPHLPPSRKDYLNSDPFLEFSSHPSFPPLPLLGHLDPSLARHAHGGRERERGMRGDGGMRGGGGMDGGELYLTAGGTQEGLSPCHLKKAKLMFFYARYPSSNTLKTYFPDVKFNRCVTSQMIKWFSNFREFFYIQMERFARQAVREALIRDGAPRLGRESQLRVGRDTELYRILNMHYNKSNVYQVPERFIEVSEVALREFYSAIWTGRDSDPCWKKGIYKIICKLDSPVPDAFRLPGCPVG; this comes from the exons ATGGATTCCCCCACTGATCTTTTCGATGAGTCCTCTCCCCAGATACACACATTTGCCCCCCCCCTCTGCTCCACAGATGTGTCTGGAGTTCATCCTCAGCCAAGTGCAGGTCGCCCACCTCCGACCTTCAGACCCCCTGGCTTTCCCCTCATTCACCACCTCCTCCAGCCAGGTGGAGCCCCCAGGAGGACTGGAGGGCAACTCCACACACATAATGCAAACCTCAGCATGCACAGACATCAGGAAGACAGAAATGTGGatgaagatggaggagaggggGATGCAGGGGTGGAGCAAGGGACGGAAGGAGGTGAGGAGGGAGTTATGGAGGGAGAGGACAACTTGTTGGGGGTTAAGAAGAGGCACAGTGATGCCGCCCTTGCGGCTGAGTGGAGTCAAGACGTCTTGAGAGTGAAGAGGATGAAGCTTGAGAGTCGacggagagatggagagacagaggagggaggcaggaagcgtgagggagggagggaggggaggagacgagagagagaggagctgaaAGAGCAGTTGGAGGAGGCAAGAGAGAGACTGCAGGCCCTGCAGGAGAAAGTATGGAGGGCTTTTGGGGAAAAACACatggcagaggaggagaagaaagggagGTGCAGAAatggaaacagaggaggaggagatgggggAGAAGGAGATGTAGGGATGATAGAGGATGAGGACATTGCAGAAGGGATGTATGATGAAGAGGACATTGATGGGGGAGAGATGGAAAAGGAATCTTTCTCCCTTCTCTCCACTTCCCCTTTTGACAACTTCCACAACCACAAACGAAGAGAAGAGCagcaaaaagacagagaagggaggctggagagagggagaggaggagggttgCACTTGGAGGGCGTGATGGAGGGAGTGGGGTTGTGGTTGGATTGCGGCGGGCTGGTGAGAGGAGACTGGGATGGAGGGATAGAAGACGAGGGCGAGGAGGGAGGGCAGAAGTTTGCTCAGGCGCTGAAGCTGGAGCTGGGCAGCGCTGTGGCCCGAGTCATTGACCGTGTCCTCCGCCTTTACACCGAAACATCAGATTtcactccttcctctcctcccgcCGCCATCTCTTTCCTCCCGTCGGACACAGGAAAcgacggagggagggagagggggatgTGGATGGGACTATtaacaagaggaagaggagaggaaaagatgaGAGGTAAGGAGGAGAAGATGGGAGGGcaggatggagaaagagagaagcagtTCCAGAAAATGAGCAACGGAAGCGGCTTGCCTCCTGAACAGCCACACCGCGCTGAACAATCAGATCTTGCGATGCCACTGGTTGTTCAAAGGTCACCTGACATACGAAAGGCCCACTCACTCCTCGGCCCGCCTCTCTCTACTCACCTGAATCCCTCTCACCCGAACTTCTCCCTACATCACCCCTCTCTGCcacgtcctcctcctctttctcaccCTCCCCTTTTACCGCCAGCTTCACAATCCAAGGACCCCTCCGCTTCCTTCCAcccatcctcatcctcctcctcttcctcctcatcttccttcCCCgcacctccccctcctcctcctccccctccccctccactcCCTCTCCCGCTCCTCCACTACTCCATGCAGCAGCTCTTCTCCCGCTCTCTCCATCACCCTCAGCTCCCCCACCTACCCCCGTCGCGCAAGGACTATCTGAACTCCGACCCTTTCTTGGAGTTCTCATCTCACCCTTCCTTCCCCCCACTCCCCCTGCTCGGTCACCTGGACCCCTCCCTTGCACGCCACGCTCacggaggaagagagagggagagggggatgAGGGGAGATGGTGGgatgagaggagggggagggatgGACGGAGGAGAGCTCTACTTGACAGCTGGGGGA ACCCAGGAGGGCTTGTCTCCCTGTCACTTGAAGAAAGCCAAGCTCATGTTCTTCTACGCACGCTATCCCAGCTCCAACACACTCAAGACGTACTTCCCTGATGTCAAG TTCAACCGCTGTGTGACCTCCCAGATGATTAAATGGTTCAGCAACTTCAGAGAGTTCTTCTACATCCAGATGGAGCGCTTTGCACGACAGGCTGTCCGCGAGGCTCTCATCCG GGATGGTGCACCTCGTCTGGGCAGAGAGAGTCAGCTGCGAGTGGGTCGAGACACAGAGCTTTATCGCATACTGAACATGCACTATAATAAAAGTAACGTCTACCAG GTCCCGGAGAGGTTCATCGAGGTGTCAGAGGTGGCTCTGAGGGAGTTTTACTCTGCCATTTGGACTGGGAGAGACAGCGACCCCTGCTGGAAGAAAGGAATATATAAAATCATCTGTAAACTTGATAGTCCTGTACCAGATGCCTTCAGACTGCCCGGCTGTCCTGTCGGCTGA
- the tmem179ba gene encoding transmembrane protein 179B, whose protein sequence is MMALTGLLLLELGLYASCFVCGIVTAASITIVQGNFGGLCMLYGLVSYNATAGAIGVQSSSSSSLCYFVSAISVMVAVVCFSLSLYWMYTFCIDGEIRRERVWMNMIVAVCGVFLFFLLITGCMLKIGRDSLCTSVIQTVPNITRCEDAQTRKWVSPLKGGRFYNSLHKAETAVWVNFFFWLIIGVLVVIQRRQSTGSKLIAGVLGDYGGPAGGLFGDPGVTAAETEPFFNRPPRPQVLRQIDTIEAFPLDEDGIRTHACRAQWISSPSP, encoded by the exons ATGATGGCGCTGAcggggctgctgctgctggagttGGGTCTGTACGCCAGCTGTTTCGTCTGCGGGATCGTTACCGCCGCGTCCATCACCATTGTCCAG ggtAATTTTGGAGGTCTGTGTATGCTGTATGGACTTGTCAGCTACAATGCAACAGCAGGCGCCATCGGAGTGCAGTCATCCAGCTCATCGTCTCTGTGTTACTTTGTGTCGGCCATATCAGTCATGGTGGCAGTGGTGTGTTTCTCACTGTCACTGTACTGGATGTACACATTCTGCATCGACGGGGAAATCAGAAG GGAGCGCGTGTGGATGAACATGATCGTGGCTGTGTGCGGAGTCTTCCTGTTCTTCCTGCTCATCACGGGGTGCATGCTGAAGATCGGACGCGACTCGCTCTGCACCTCGGTTATACAAACCGTTCCCAACATCACCAG ATGTGAAGACGCCCAGACTAGAAAGTGGGTCAGTCCACTTAAAGGAGGAAGGTTCTACAACAGTCTACACAAAGCAGAG ACGGCCGTGTGGGTCAACTTCTTCTTCTGGCTCATCATCGGGGTTCTGGTGGTCATTCAGAGGCGTCAGAGTACAGGGTCGAAGCTGATCGCGGGAGTGCTCGGAGACTACGGCGGGCCGGCCGGAGGGCTTTTCGGCGATCCGGGAGTGACGGCCGCAGAGACGGAGCCATTTTTCAACCGTCCTCCAAGACCACA ggTGTTACGGCAAATAGATACAATAGAAGCATTTCCCCTCGACGAggatgggattcgaacccacgcgtgcagagcacaatggattagcagtccatcgccttaa
- the prox3 gene encoding prospero homeobox 3 isoform X1, with the protein MDSPTDLFDESSPQIHTFAPPLCSTDVSGVHPQPSAGRPPPTFRPPGFPLIHHLLQPGGAPRRTGGQLHTHNANLSMHRHQEDRNVDEDGGEGDAGVEQGTEGGEEGVMEGEDNLLGVKKRHSDAALAAEWSQDVLRVKRMKLESRRRDGETEEGGRKREGGREGRRREREELKEQLEEARERLQALQEKVWRAFGEKHMAEEEKKGRCRNGNRGGGDGGEGDVGMIEDEDIAEGMYDEEDIDGGEMEKESFSLLSTSPFDNFHNHKRREEQQKDREGRLERGRGGGLHLEGVMEGVGLWLDCGGLVRGDWDGGIEDEGEEGGQKFAQALKLELGSAVARVIDRVLRLYTETSDFTPSSPPAAISFLPSDTGNDGGRERGMWMGLLTRGRGEEKMRGKEEKMGGQDGEREKQFQKMSNGSGLPPEQPHRAEQSDLAMPLVVQRSPDIRKAHSLLGPPLSTHLNPSHPNFSLHHPSLPRPPPLSHPPLLPPASQSKDPSASFHPSSSSSSSSSSSFPAPPPPPPPPPPPLPLPLLHYSMQQLFSRSLHHPQLPHLPPSRKDYLNSDPFLEFSSHPSFPPLPLLGHLDPSLARHAHGGRERERGMRGDGGMRGGGGMDGGELYLTAGGVYTQEGLSPCHLKKAKLMFFYARYPSSNTLKTYFPDVKFNRCVTSQMIKWFSNFREFFYIQMERFARQAVREALIRDGAPRLGRESQLRVGRDTELYRILNMHYNKSNVYQVPERFIEVSEVALREFYSAIWTGRDSDPCWKKGIYKIICKLDSPVPDAFRLPGCPVG; encoded by the exons ATGGATTCCCCCACTGATCTTTTCGATGAGTCCTCTCCCCAGATACACACATTTGCCCCCCCCCTCTGCTCCACAGATGTGTCTGGAGTTCATCCTCAGCCAAGTGCAGGTCGCCCACCTCCGACCTTCAGACCCCCTGGCTTTCCCCTCATTCACCACCTCCTCCAGCCAGGTGGAGCCCCCAGGAGGACTGGAGGGCAACTCCACACACATAATGCAAACCTCAGCATGCACAGACATCAGGAAGACAGAAATGTGGatgaagatggaggagaggggGATGCAGGGGTGGAGCAAGGGACGGAAGGAGGTGAGGAGGGAGTTATGGAGGGAGAGGACAACTTGTTGGGGGTTAAGAAGAGGCACAGTGATGCCGCCCTTGCGGCTGAGTGGAGTCAAGACGTCTTGAGAGTGAAGAGGATGAAGCTTGAGAGTCGacggagagatggagagacagaggagggaggcaggaagcgtgagggagggagggaggggaggagacgagagagagaggagctgaaAGAGCAGTTGGAGGAGGCAAGAGAGAGACTGCAGGCCCTGCAGGAGAAAGTATGGAGGGCTTTTGGGGAAAAACACatggcagaggaggagaagaaagggagGTGCAGAAatggaaacagaggaggaggagatgggggAGAAGGAGATGTAGGGATGATAGAGGATGAGGACATTGCAGAAGGGATGTATGATGAAGAGGACATTGATGGGGGAGAGATGGAAAAGGAATCTTTCTCCCTTCTCTCCACTTCCCCTTTTGACAACTTCCACAACCACAAACGAAGAGAAGAGCagcaaaaagacagagaagggaggctggagagagggagaggaggagggttgCACTTGGAGGGCGTGATGGAGGGAGTGGGGTTGTGGTTGGATTGCGGCGGGCTGGTGAGAGGAGACTGGGATGGAGGGATAGAAGACGAGGGCGAGGAGGGAGGGCAGAAGTTTGCTCAGGCGCTGAAGCTGGAGCTGGGCAGCGCTGTGGCCCGAGTCATTGACCGTGTCCTCCGCCTTTACACCGAAACATCAGATTtcactccttcctctcctcccgcCGCCATCTCTTTCCTCCCGTCGGACACAGGAAAcgacggagggagggagagggggatgTGGATGGGACTATtaacaagaggaagaggagaggaaaagatgaGAGGTAAGGAGGAGAAGATGGGAGGGcaggatggagaaagagagaagcagtTCCAGAAAATGAGCAACGGAAGCGGCTTGCCTCCTGAACAGCCACACCGCGCTGAACAATCAGATCTTGCGATGCCACTGGTTGTTCAAAGGTCACCTGACATACGAAAGGCCCACTCACTCCTCGGCCCGCCTCTCTCTACTCACCTGAATCCCTCTCACCCGAACTTCTCCCTACATCACCCCTCTCTGCcacgtcctcctcctctttctcaccCTCCCCTTTTACCGCCAGCTTCACAATCCAAGGACCCCTCCGCTTCCTTCCAcccatcctcatcctcctcctcttcctcctcatcttccttcCCCgcacctccccctcctcctcctccccctccccctccactcCCTCTCCCGCTCCTCCACTACTCCATGCAGCAGCTCTTCTCCCGCTCTCTCCATCACCCTCAGCTCCCCCACCTACCCCCGTCGCGCAAGGACTATCTGAACTCCGACCCTTTCTTGGAGTTCTCATCTCACCCTTCCTTCCCCCCACTCCCCCTGCTCGGTCACCTGGACCCCTCCCTTGCACGCCACGCTCacggaggaagagagagggagagggggatgAGGGGAGATGGTGGgatgagaggagggggagggatgGACGGAGGAGAGCTCTACTTGACAGCTGGGGGA GTATACACCCAGGAGGGCTTGTCTCCCTGTCACTTGAAGAAAGCCAAGCTCATGTTCTTCTACGCACGCTATCCCAGCTCCAACACACTCAAGACGTACTTCCCTGATGTCAAG TTCAACCGCTGTGTGACCTCCCAGATGATTAAATGGTTCAGCAACTTCAGAGAGTTCTTCTACATCCAGATGGAGCGCTTTGCACGACAGGCTGTCCGCGAGGCTCTCATCCG GGATGGTGCACCTCGTCTGGGCAGAGAGAGTCAGCTGCGAGTGGGTCGAGACACAGAGCTTTATCGCATACTGAACATGCACTATAATAAAAGTAACGTCTACCAG GTCCCGGAGAGGTTCATCGAGGTGTCAGAGGTGGCTCTGAGGGAGTTTTACTCTGCCATTTGGACTGGGAGAGACAGCGACCCCTGCTGGAAGAAAGGAATATATAAAATCATCTGTAAACTTGATAGTCCTGTACCAGATGCCTTCAGACTGCCCGGCTGTCCTGTCGGCTGA